The genomic stretch GGTTGGGGGTCGATCTCCGCTACTCCTGTGTCCTGCCCGATGATCTGTCGTTCATCGTCAATCACCTGAAGTGGATGAAGAAAACGTTCGAGTGGGTGATAACCACCGGCGGGATCGGCGCCACCCACGATGACCTGACCAGGGACGCTGTAGCCCAGGTGTTCGATGTACCCCTGATTGAGCACCCTGAGGTAATCGCCGCCCTTGAGGGGAAACTGGGCGCCCCTCTTTCCCCAAGGCTCAGACAGCTGGCCATGCTTCCCTCAGGAGCGTCCCTGATTCCCAATCCCGGCTCCGCGGCGCCTGGGTTTCTTATGGGCAACGTGGGCGCCCTGCCGGGGATCCCATCGATGGTCCGATCCATGTTTCCACATATCAGCCGGAAAATGGCCGGGGAGATTATCCACAGTGAGGAGTTCCTCACCACCCGTTTCGAATCGGAGATAGCCAATGTCCTGGAAGGGATCCAGGGGGACTACCCGATTGTCAAGATCGGATCCTATCCCGTCACGGCCGGAGGAGAGTATAGAGTGAGGCTTGTGCTCAGGAGCAGATCGTCCGAGAAGCTGAAACAGGCGTTTGAGGCTGTCAGGAGGAGGATTGACACATGAGACCTTGCCGGCTCGGCTTTCCATATATTCCGGTAATCCTGGTTCTATCCACCGCCATGGGTGGCTGCGCCGTCCTCGGGAACGTCAGGACCGGGAAATCCTCTGTTGTGCAGATGGAACAACAGATCAAGACCAGACAGGAACAGTTGGCCGAACTATCCCCTGGAGCGGTGCTCGTGGCACCCGAGAGCCTTGGCGCCGTCAGGGCGCTGGTGGGTGAGATGGAATTTTTCGGAACCCGGAAAGACTTCGGCCAGGTCCAGCGGCTTGATGTCAAGGTCGGCCCCCTCCTGGACCGTATTAGAGATGAAATATCCGGCATCGCGTCCGGTGGCAATATTCCTGAGAAGATTCGTCTTCAGCACCGGCTTACCGCGGCTCGCGCTGAGATTAAGTCCCTTCATGACGATCTGGATGTCGTCAACGGGGTAAGGGAGAGCGAAGCCCAGGCTTCCACCAGGCGGTTGGCGGCAATGGAAGCCGCGCGGGATAATGCTGTGAGGGAGGTGGTCCGAACCCGTGCCCGCATCCAGGGAATGGCTTCTCCCGCTGAAGCCGCCGCGATGTTCGCCGAGGCAAGGGTCATTATCGACAGGATGAACGAGGACGCCTTCAATGAACAGGCCAAGGATTATCTTAGCCAAGGCAGAAAATTCCTTCAAAACGGCAAAAAGGAGATGGAACGTCAGAATCCGGGTGGGGCGGCATACCTCTTTGATCTCATTTCCACGCTCTACGAGTCCTTCCGCGGCATTGATTCGAAGGTGCTGACAGTCAATACCAGGAAGGTCAACCTCAGAGCGATGCCGAATTCCTCTTCCAAAAAACTGGGGCTGCTGTCACATGGTGAGAAGGTAACGGGGCAAGAGAAAAAGGGCAATTGGATCCTGGTCAGGACGACGTCGGGTCTCCGGGGATGGATTCATTCGAACTATCTGCAGTAGAACAGACGCAGTTTCTTCCCTCTTCCTTGGCGCGGTACAGGGCCTTGTCGGAGGTCTCCAGAAGTTCATCGAAAGCTGTCCCGTCTTCCGGGGATGTCGCGACCCCAAGGCTGATGGTGATACGGGTCTTTTCCCCCTCGAGATCGAAAATTCTCTCCTCCACGGCGCGGCGTATTTTTTCGGCCACCTTTAAGGCGCCTTCCTTGTCCGTATGGCTCATGGAAATGAGAAACTCTTCGCCTCCGAACCGCGAGACGACATCCGTCTCCCTGATGCTGTAGGCGAGAACCTCCCCAAGTTCTTTCAGCGCCTCGTCGCCCGCGATATGGCCGTATTTGTCATTGTATTCTTTGAAGTTATCGAGATCAGCCATGATGATGGAGAGGTGTTCCCCGGTTCTCTGGAGAATTTTCATCTCCCTTTCAATGTGATCCGCCATATATCGACGATTGTACATCCCGGTCAGGGGATCGGTAACGCTTATGATCTGAAGCTGGCTGTTAATGGCCTGTATTTCCTCCATGCTCAGTTTCAGGCTTGTCGACATGCTGTTAAAAGCACTCACAAGTTCGCCAAGCTCGCCCCCGGCCCTGGATTTAACTTCCAGCCCTGCCTCTCCCATCCGAATCCTCTTGGACACCCTGTTCAAGTCCTCCAAGGGCAGGATGATCGTCCTGGCCAGGTAAAGGGCCGGGATGAGAAGGATGCCCGCCAGCAGGATTGTCATGACGAAGAGCTGGTTGCGGAAGGTGGTAAGAGGTGAAAATGCCTGTTTTCGGGTGGTCTCCGTGATAAGGTACCAGGGGAGGTGCTCCATCGGATGGCTGGTTCCGATTACCTGTTCACCCTCTATACCCCTGTAGGTGAACGAATTGGCATCTTCGCCCAATGTTTTGATGATCTCACTCGCGGGGGCGATGACGGTGGTTTCGGGAACAGGTTTTCCCCTCAGATGGCCTGATTCGTCAACGATGTAGGCGTTAGAGTGGGGGGGGATGTTCTCCGCGATAATGCCCCTGAGGCGTTCCCCCTTAAGTTCCGCCAGAAAATACGATTTTGGTCCGTCGGAGCCGATTCCCAACTGTTGGGTGACGATGATCCGAAGTCCGTCGGAATTGGTGGTC from Deltaproteobacteria bacterium encodes the following:
- a CDS encoding SH3 domain-containing protein, translating into MRPCRLGFPYIPVILVLSTAMGGCAVLGNVRTGKSSVVQMEQQIKTRQEQLAELSPGAVLVAPESLGAVRALVGEMEFFGTRKDFGQVQRLDVKVGPLLDRIRDEISGIASGGNIPEKIRLQHRLTAARAEIKSLHDDLDVVNGVRESEAQASTRRLAAMEAARDNAVREVVRTRARIQGMASPAEAAAMFAEARVIIDRMNEDAFNEQAKDYLSQGRKFLQNGKKEMERQNPGGAAYLFDLISTLYESFRGIDSKVLTVNTRKVNLRAMPNSSSKKLGLLSHGEKVTGQEKKGNWILVRTTSGLRGWIHSNYLQ
- a CDS encoding diguanylate cyclase, coding for MKINDTLQTFSNQKRAVGKLSSGITRLLAASQTIRFRVLGLVTVSVLIPSFLAGMLAINYLDNIIEDQVYQNLSDTTHRTSLNISSWFADRSSDVRAFTSSYLLTEEVDHILPEKNSGASMEKSRSAINKYLTYLLEDNQLFVGFSVFSSGGEVLAGRPADAFPEPDNPATLQSIGKDPVFQETTNSDGLRIIVTQQLGIGSDGPKSYFLAELKGERLRGIIAENIPPHSNAYIVDESGHLRGKPVPETTVIAPASEIIKTLGEDANSFTYRGIEGEQVIGTSHPMEHLPWYLITETTRKQAFSPLTTFRNQLFVMTILLAGILLIPALYLARTIILPLEDLNRVSKRIRMGEAGLEVKSRAGGELGELVSAFNSMSTSLKLSMEEIQAINSQLQIISVTDPLTGMYNRRYMADHIEREMKILQRTGEHLSIIMADLDNFKEYNDKYGHIAGDEALKELGEVLAYSIRETDVVSRFGGEEFLISMSHTDKEGALKVAEKIRRAVEERIFDLEGEKTRITISLGVATSPEDGTAFDELLETSDKALYRAKEEGRNCVCSTADSSNESIPGDPTSS
- a CDS encoding competence/damage-inducible protein A; the encoded protein is MVSTVAIAVIGDEILFGEVVDRNLAWISGELFRLGVDLRYSCVLPDDLSFIVNHLKWMKKTFEWVITTGGIGATHDDLTRDAVAQVFDVPLIEHPEVIAALEGKLGAPLSPRLRQLAMLPSGASLIPNPGSAAPGFLMGNVGALPGIPSMVRSMFPHISRKMAGEIIHSEEFLTTRFESEIANVLEGIQGDYPIVKIGSYPVTAGGEYRVRLVLRSRSSEKLKQAFEAVRRRIDT